The Leptospira johnsonii genome window below encodes:
- a CDS encoding ATP-dependent helicase, which translates to MSVDLVQGLNDPQKAAVERLEGPVLILAGAGSGKTRVITHRIANLILNKRTDSICALTFTNKAAAEMLERVAKLVPSIPWNVQIKTFHSLCLYILRRETSYLGMPSGFTVYDSVLQESLIKQVIKDLHEDPKQYKPSSLTGIFSSWKDGLSDSDSYIRKENFSHRSQMISNIYEEYEKRKKKNQALDFGDLIQKTVQLFRENPGVLKSYQDRWNYIMVDEYQDTNKAQYTLVRLLSGDRGNLCVVGDDDQSIYSWRGADISNILNFESDFPNAYVVKLEENYRSTSRIIRAASKVIANNSGRKEKELFTNNELGEPISVSQFENETEEAYDIVKKIRSGAARGAEYKNFAIFYRTNAQSRYFEEGLRSSGIPYKIFGGFRFFDRAEIKDMIAYLNVVANPMDSNSLLRIVNTPPRGIGEASIEKIRKFSLDQGISFLEAIGHPDLPLKKASLGKAKELYHLFEDLIDRKEKGELPSKIALEIVGRSGWIDYMERDAHDEEAVSKVENVREFVNSIEEYESREDSPNLEEYLNQISLLTSEEDSAQLTDYVHLMTVHNAKGLEFPTVFLTGLEEGTFPHSMSLEEPNGQEEERRLFYVALTRARAKLYLSYSRTSRKFGKVEDRIPSRFLPEIPSECFGEEGILAQKGVRRPQGPPVASSGAYKIQETAREREDSSKPLGEEADIREGDKVKHAQFGLGQVISVQGTGKNRKVKIKFGSLEKNFFLAYTPLEKL; encoded by the coding sequence TTGTCAGTTGACCTAGTACAAGGCTTGAATGATCCGCAAAAAGCCGCAGTCGAAAGATTAGAAGGCCCTGTTTTGATATTAGCAGGGGCAGGTTCGGGAAAAACCAGGGTAATCACTCATAGGATTGCGAACCTGATCCTGAACAAAAGAACGGATTCTATCTGCGCTCTAACTTTTACAAATAAAGCTGCTGCGGAAATGTTGGAAAGGGTGGCAAAATTAGTGCCTTCTATTCCTTGGAATGTTCAGATCAAAACATTTCACTCTCTCTGTTTATATATTTTGAGAAGGGAAACTTCTTATCTAGGAATGCCTTCCGGATTTACGGTTTATGATTCCGTATTACAGGAATCCTTAATTAAGCAGGTGATCAAAGATCTACATGAGGATCCTAAACAATACAAACCTTCTTCTTTGACCGGGATCTTTTCTTCATGGAAGGATGGGCTTTCCGATTCGGATTCTTATATTCGAAAGGAGAATTTTTCCCATCGATCTCAGATGATCTCAAATATCTATGAGGAATACGAAAAACGTAAAAAGAAGAACCAGGCCTTAGATTTCGGTGACCTGATCCAAAAAACAGTGCAGCTCTTTCGAGAGAATCCAGGGGTCTTAAAGTCCTACCAAGATAGATGGAATTATATTATGGTGGACGAGTACCAGGATACAAACAAGGCACAATATACTTTGGTACGTTTACTGTCCGGAGACAGGGGAAATCTTTGCGTAGTAGGGGACGACGACCAATCCATTTATTCCTGGAGAGGAGCAGATATTTCGAATATTCTAAATTTCGAAAGTGATTTCCCGAACGCGTATGTAGTAAAACTTGAGGAGAATTATCGCTCCACTTCCAGGATCATCCGTGCAGCCTCCAAGGTGATCGCGAATAATAGCGGGAGAAAAGAAAAGGAATTATTCACAAATAACGAACTAGGTGAGCCAATCTCCGTTTCTCAATTCGAGAATGAAACGGAAGAAGCTTATGATATCGTAAAAAAGATAAGGTCAGGAGCAGCAAGGGGCGCTGAGTATAAAAACTTTGCGATCTTCTACAGAACGAACGCACAATCCAGATATTTTGAAGAAGGACTTAGATCCTCCGGCATCCCGTATAAAATTTTCGGCGGTTTTAGGTTCTTTGATAGAGCCGAGATCAAGGATATGATCGCGTATTTGAACGTGGTGGCAAATCCTATGGATTCCAATTCTTTATTAAGAATTGTGAATACACCTCCCCGAGGAATAGGAGAGGCAAGTATAGAAAAAATCCGTAAATTCTCCTTAGACCAGGGAATTTCTTTTTTAGAGGCGATAGGACATCCCGATCTTCCTTTAAAAAAAGCAAGTTTGGGAAAAGCGAAAGAACTCTATCATCTATTCGAAGACCTGATCGACCGGAAAGAAAAAGGGGAGCTACCTTCAAAGATTGCCCTAGAGATCGTAGGAAGATCCGGTTGGATCGACTATATGGAAAGGGATGCCCATGATGAGGAAGCGGTTTCTAAAGTAGAGAACGTCAGAGAATTCGTAAACTCCATCGAAGAATATGAGTCCAGAGAAGATTCCCCCAACTTGGAAGAATATCTGAACCAGATCAGTCTTCTCACTTCGGAAGAGGATTCCGCGCAGCTCACTGACTATGTTCATCTGATGACTGTCCACAATGCAAAAGGATTGGAGTTCCCCACGGTATTTCTGACAGGTTTGGAAGAAGGGACCTTCCCCCATTCCATGAGTTTGGAAGAACCGAACGGCCAAGAAGAAGAAAGAAGGCTTTTTTACGTGGCATTGACCCGGGCAAGAGCGAAATTATACCTGAGTTATTCCAGAACTTCCCGCAAATTCGGAAAAGTAGAGGACCGGATCCCGTCTCGATTCCTTCCGGAAATCCCGTCAGAATGTTTCGGCGAAGAAGGTATCCTGGCCCAAAAAGGAGTCCGAAGACCACAAGGGCCTCCGGTTGCTTCCTCCGGAGCCTATAAAATCCAGGAAACTGCTCGGGAAAGGGAAGATTCTTCTAAACCGCTGGGCGAAGAGGCGGATATCCGAGAAGGAGATAAGGTCAAACATGCACAATTTGGCCTGGGACAGGTGATTTCCGTCCAAGGGACCGGCAAAAACCGTAAAGTAAAAATCAAATTCGGGAGCCTGGAGAAGAACTTTTTCCTTGCCTATACTCCCTTAGAGAAATTATAA